The Selenomonadales bacterium DNA window TGTCATGATCGCAACGAGCGGTTCCGCACTTGCCAAAGGCGGTGCCGTTGAACGAATGAAAGAAGTCCTCTTCCCGCTTGCGGCCGTTATCACGCCGAATATCCCCGAAGCAGAAGCCTTGTCGGGTATGACGATCCGCACGGAGAGCGAGATGGAAGAAGCAGCCAAGCTTCTCGGCAGAGAATACGGCTGTGCTGTCCTCGTCAAGGGCGGTCATGCGGTAAGCGATGCCAACGACGTTCTCTGGACAGGTGGTGACATCGTATGGTTTCACGGGAAACATATCGACAATCCGAACACGCACGGCACAGGCTGTACGCTCTCGAGTGCCATTGCGGCGAACCTTGCCAAAGGCTATTCGATGATCGATGCTATCGAACGTGCCAAAGCATATATCTCGGGTGCTCTTAGTGCCATGCTCGACCTCGGCCGGGGCTCGGGCCCGCTCGATCACCTCTTTGATCTTACAGGCGAATATGCGAAGGAGGCTAAGTGATATGGCAGTTGTAGACAGACTTCTCGCGGCGGCGAAACCGATCTGGGACAGATATAACGATCATCCGTTCGTTAAAGGCATCGAAGACGGTACGCTCGACAAAGAAAAATTCCGCTACTATATCCTGCAGGATTATCTCTACCTCGAAGAATATGCCAAGGTATTCGCCATCGGCGTTGCCAAAGCAGAGAGCCTTGAGATGATACGCCTCTTTGCAGGCTATATCAACGTCCTCACCGACGGCGAGATGGATATCCACCGCGGCTACATGGGCGAGCTGGGCATCACGCAGGAAGAGCTTGACAGTACAGAGCGCGCAATCGACAACCTCTCGTACACGTCGTATATGCTCCGCGTTGCGTATGAGGAAACACAGGTCGAGATATTGGCGGCTATCCTTTCTTGCGCACACAGCTATGAGATGATAGCCAAACGCATCATCGAGAGCAATCCTGCATCGGTCGATCACCCATTTTACGGCGAATGGATCAAAGGATATGCCTCGGACGCGTATACGAAAGAAAACGTAACTCTCATGGCACACCTTGACCGTCTGACGGAAAACTATACCGAAGCACAGATTCAGCATCTTATCGACATCTTCGTCATCAGCTCGCGCTACGAAGAAAAATTCTGGGATCTGTCGTGGAACATGAGTAAATAACGAGATACAAAAAAAGAAGCACTTCGCGTGAAGTGCTTCTTTTGCTTTTCATTATACGATCTTCGTCGTCCAGCCTTCGATGTTCCAGATATCCGATACCCAGTCCTCATAGAACTCGGGTTCGTGCGATACGAGAAGGACGGTGCCTTTGAACGCTTTGAGGGCGCGTTTGAGTTCCTCTTTAGCATCCTGGTCGAGATGGTTCGTCGGCTCGTCGAGGATCAGGAAGTTGATATCCTTCTGCATCACTTTGCACAGACGTACCTTTGCCGCCTCGCCGCCCGAGAGAGCGATCATCTTGCTTGTGATATGTTCGTTCGTCAGACCGCAGAGCGCGAGTGCCGCACGGACTTCAAAATTCGTCATGCCCGGATATTCCTGCCATACTTCTTCGAGTGCCGTGTTGTCGTTGTCACGGCTCGTTTCCTGCTCGAAGTAGCCCGGTTCTAAGAACTCGCCCAGCTCAACACTGCCCGACACCGGTTTGATGATACCGAGGAGCGTTTTGAGAAGCGTCGTTTTACCAAGACCGTTCACGCCGCGGATCGCGACCTTTTGACCGCGTTCCAAAGATACGTTGACAGGCTTCGTGAGAGGGCTGTCGTAACCAAGCACCAAGTCATGCGTCCGGAATACGAAACGGCTCGGCGTGCGTGCTTCGCGGAAATGGAATTTCGGCTTCGGTTTTTCAAGAGGTTTTTCGATGACCTCCATCTTATCGAGCCATTTCTGACGGCTGTTCGCCATACCGCGCGTTGCCACACGTGCTTTGTTGCGCGCGATAAAATCTTCCAAACGGTCGATCTCCTGCTGTTGGCGTGTAAATGCCGCCTCCTGCTGTTTTTTGCGGATCTCGTACATCTTGAGGAAGTCGTCATAACTGCCCTTGTAGCGCGTAAGCTCTGCATTTTCTACGTGATAGATAACATTGACGACACGATTGAGGAACGGGATATCGTGCGATACGAGAATAAACGCATTCTCATAGTTCTGCAAATATGTCGTCAGCCACTCGATATGCTCTGTATCGAGATAGTTCGTCGGCTCGTCGAGGATAAGGATCGTCGGATTCTGGAGAAGGAGCTTCGTAAGGAGCACCTTCGTACGCTGACCGCCCGACAAGTCCGTTACATCGCGGTCAAGGCCGATATCTCTAAGTCCCAGCCCGCCTGCTACTTCTTCGATCTTCGCATCGATCGTATAGAAGCTGTTCGCCTCTAAGATCTCTTGGATCTCGCTCGCCTCTGCCATCATCTTGTCGATATCATCGGGCGACGCTTCGCCCATCCGGTCATACAGACCGAGCATCGTCTGCTCGAGCTTGAACATCTCATCGAACGCCGTTCTTAAGACGTCGCGAATAGACATTCCCTTCTGCAGTACCGAATGCTGATCGAGATAACCGATCGACACGCGGTTCGACCATTGGATCTTGCCCTCATCAGGCGTCAGACGACCCGTAATAATATTCAAAAACGTCGATTTGCCTTCACCGTTCGCACCGATGAGGCCGACATGCTCGCCCTTCAAGAGGCGAAAAG harbors:
- a CDS encoding ABC-F family ATP-binding cassette domain-containing protein: MSVLTVEHVSHGFGARTILEDASFRLLKGEHVGLIGANGEGKSTFLNIITGRLTPDEGKIQWSNRVSIGYLDQHSVLQKGMSIRDVLRTAFDEMFKLEQTMLGLYDRMGEASPDDIDKMMAEASEIQEILEANSFYTIDAKIEEVAGGLGLRDIGLDRDVTDLSGGQRTKVLLTKLLLQNPTILILDEPTNYLDTEHIEWLTTYLQNYENAFILVSHDIPFLNRVVNVIYHVENAELTRYKGSYDDFLKMYEIRKKQQEAAFTRQQQEIDRLEDFIARNKARVATRGMANSRQKWLDKMEVIEKPLEKPKPKFHFREARTPSRFVFRTHDLVLGYDSPLTKPVNVSLERGQKVAIRGVNGLGKTTLLKTLLGIIKPVSGSVELGEFLEPGYFEQETSRDNDNTALEEVWQEYPGMTNFEVRAALALCGLTNEHITSKMIALSGGEAAKVRLCKVMQKDINFLILDEPTNHLDQDAKEELKRALKAFKGTVLLVSHEPEFYEDWVSDIWNIEGWTTKIV
- the thiD gene encoding bifunctional hydroxymethylpyrimidine kinase/phosphomethylpyrimidine kinase; the encoded protein is MNVKTALSIAGSDSSGGAGIQADMKTMAMNGVYAMTAITALTAQNTTGVQGIHEVPAEFLAMQIDSVFTDIVPDAVKIGMVASAELVETIGAKLAEHKAKNIVVDPVMIATSGSALAKGGAVERMKEVLFPLAAVITPNIPEAEALSGMTIRTESEMEEAAKLLGREYGCAVLVKGGHAVSDANDVLWTGGDIVWFHGKHIDNPNTHGTGCTLSSAIAANLAKGYSMIDAIERAKAYISGALSAMLDLGRGSGPLDHLFDLTGEYAKEAK
- the tenA gene encoding thiaminase II, whose translation is MAVVDRLLAAAKPIWDRYNDHPFVKGIEDGTLDKEKFRYYILQDYLYLEEYAKVFAIGVAKAESLEMIRLFAGYINVLTDGEMDIHRGYMGELGITQEELDSTERAIDNLSYTSYMLRVAYEETQVEILAAILSCAHSYEMIAKRIIESNPASVDHPFYGEWIKGYASDAYTKENVTLMAHLDRLTENYTEAQIQHLIDIFVISSRYEEKFWDLSWNMSK